The genomic window catctataccatgatgaagaaaaattacttggaacaaagaggctggataaaaggcaggtatgaagatttcagaaatcaatgcagcaccacaagtaccatcaccatcaatgactatggcagaaatcttaagaccaccatcaagatgcacagatactgtacattccagtacaccaggcgtgtccaaactacggcccgcggcgaggctttttataaatatcaatagaatctggcccgctatacaaaaatgaacgtaattcaataaataaccaccgggtgtcgctattacatgcattcaattaagcagcagttcttgttatgatctataaatctatctatctgtctgtctgtctgtctgtctgtctgtctgtctgtctgtctatctatctatctacacacagttgaagtctgaattattagcccctcattgatttatttttcttttttaaatatttcccatataatgtttaacagagcaagaacatttttacagtatgtctgataatattttttcttttggagaaagacttatgttttatttcggctagaataaaaagcggtttaaatttttttatgaaccattttaaggtcaaaattattagccccttaagtcttcagaacaaaccattgttataaaataacttgcctaattaccttaacttgactagttaacttgattaatctagttaagcctttaaatgtcactttaagctgtatagaagtgtcttgaaaatatctagtcaaatattatttactgtcatcatggcaaagataaaataaatcagttattagaaatgagttactaaaactaatatgtttagaaatgtgtggaaaaaaatgtttaactctccgttaaacagaaattggggaaaaaataaacggtggctaataatttaggggggctaacaattctgacttcaactgtatttatatatatatatatatatatatatatatatatatatatatatatatatatatatatatatatatatacacacacgtgtctgtgtgatgtatgtaaaatttggcccgcgacaacgtttgtttttttgcatctggccctcgacccaaaaagtttggacactcctgcagtacacctatgaacatttacagtctttgttctagtgcagtttgagatcaagacagaacttattgcatctcgtgatgtctttgtaagaattgaagacatcactaaatttgttaaggtttaatgcagctagaaagtaaagatcaactagagaatatcagcagtgtctaacccactgttgtatttacagaagttgtatgagaataagctacaggttgatttatactaatctgttatttttcttttttagcacgactgactgaagttttaaaatcatgcaacgtcataaagcagcagctgggcctgattctcacaaaaccaaaacagacgtgatgaaattccagatgtaaacacatttgaccttcctttggccaatttgatttggaaaagcttgaaaatcaactaaaggagcagcccgaacaaatgaagaaactggtaagttcaagctcttgctaatttcaaagtgttttaagtttatttgttttttttattgttttttttgcttcgtaggtagcctacttttttcctaattttttcttttttttttacattagtacttgttcactactaattatctgtttatcttttaatcacagatggagtgaggaaaaatgtccataccacgccactgataaagaagtggaaaaatgcattacaaggtagctacaacttgcccctgacagggatggaggaagaaagaagagaaagctaatgtgtcaaatgtctacatcactattttgttttattttttaaacaacattttaagtgtattaggatgttccctgatacttgaacaatttgtttctttcatttgcatttatatatatatatatatatatatatatatatatatatatatatatatatatatatatatatatatatatatatgtatatgtatatgtatatatatgtgtgtgtgtgtgtatatatgtatggtatgtatgtatgtgtgtgcgccaaattctgaagatacatcttgatacatttttaataaacgtaatacaaatacaattgtaaatataaaattgcacaagacgtgttgAAAGAaaattgctgtttgtgcaattgattttgttcaagtttatttaaaaataagtttgactttatacttctgcaattatatatatatatatatatatatatatatatatatatatatatatatatatatttgtttgtttattattattttaatgttttattaaaaaatgtttcaagatgtttcttcagaattctgcagtactttttacaagtttgacttggatattttacggattgtcattggtatttttaagatgtttcttgctatatcttaaatgggtttctatatttaggtttatataaaatttagctgtttttttacaaatttttaattcaagtctattgggaaaacagggttgttttaaaaacatctgtgtttgtgtgtaatttttagattttttgtttaaagctttctgtgtgtctttattgtgttgttttattgttgtttttatattgatattcttgtgcactacaaaattatgtataaaattttagtactatttttttcttgcaatcaataaacgtttaacatttatttattttgtcatttgtctgattattttcgttacagaatatgtatgcagtttgcactttattcaaaggttaaacgcagtgcttacactttgtgtttacattatagtctgtgtttgctgttatataaattcaaatggttgtaataccatatatcaagtaccaatgtaataccaaaaggttttataaggtgtataaatacggagtcgcgccagctccgggccgcagcgcacattaccctcgcgccgattccggcgcggatgcgcagcgtcggctcgcttacggccgccgcatctggcccgcttgattcgggccggaatcgggcagtgagtccacaggcatccggcccgagtccggcagccgaagttgggccgaggggtaagtcttcggcaggcgacaatctagccggaactggcccgagtgtattttgctatctgggtggcggtgtaacttatataaccgtctaaaattacatttcagcggtcaaccgtggctagaaaaatggcctcaaaatataaaacattatcgataattacaaatttccagtattaataacaaaaggttttataccaaggtatatgaagactttagtcgcgcgagctccgggccacaccgcacattactcacgggtcacggcccgattccggtgcatggatacggcagcgtcggctcgcttctgccgccgcaactggcccgagtgtattttgctatctgggttgcgattatattccgccgtggcaacacttattaataaagcagtaacgttaacgtaacgtaagatataaggcacaaatacgtaacgtaggcgataaagggaacttttacaccgagaaaactaacagcatatagtactcaccgtctataacgttatgtccctcggtgacttcgatatcacattgtattaacttctttaataagctgcagacatattagcaaactccatcctgcaggccagcccggagcacttaaagcgggggaaagccgagacccgagagtcagacaaaatcaacagaacacggcttcacatgtaaaaatgagattaaaaatatatctttaatacattcttacctgaaaagtgtggactccaaaatagacttttctttgcaaagcgtgcgaagttctgtgtaaacagccagcacaCTCGAcggaccgcctcagtaacaaacactactataacgtctcaacaagccaaattcttaaagagacagcatcaccacctgtatgaagatgctgtcactctgcatggttcttattctacatcccataaactatagggtcttaaacagtaagcaaaaaccagtatttacgtttttaatgattaaaattacattcattataaatttaattataaacatttttgagaaaattttttaatttaaatacgtaagaaaatttaattattaaaatatttaattcaatcaatttatttattatattttttaattatgtattttagtaataatgtttagtattaatacatttaaattagtgttatatagtgtcttggtcttatcatgagctgagggtacaattttgttcctatagggaaacaaaatatataattgtacctttaaaggtgccaaattagtcctttacggtacaattttgtatccaaatgtgctataaaaggtacaaaaatgtacctttcaaacctaaatctggacatttgtacctttatagcccatttgggtacaaaattgtaccctaaggaccaatataggacctttaaaggtacaattttatattttgttccctctaggaacaaaattgtaccctcattgtacctttttttctgagagtgtagtgatGCTTTATGTGCAGTTCACACACCTCCAGATGAAGCCACACTCTGTTAAAGAGCTTAAAATCTAGGACAGATGCAAAGACAGAACAAGGAAGGAGGaggagtttgaaaaaaaaaatacaggacaTATACTAAGACAGAAACAGAGAAAGATACTGTAGGAGAAGGTAATTGAGTGAAAAGTTTGTGCAAAGTGAAATGAGAGTGATCCTGTGATGTGCAAACTGCTGCAGAGCATGTCTAATACAGCCCACTTAAAAACTTACAAACACAGAATTGACAAATAGTAAAAATTCAATTTAACatgtattcaattattatttttttctccatatAGTTTTATCAGCATTAACAGTTCATGATTAATCTTGATTTTATCTTCACAGTGTTTTTAGTAAATGTAATACAAGTATGTGGTGCTTGGTTATTGTACAGGATTTACATGATTAAaagtatttattctaaataaataagttatttgtgGGAATTAGTTCCATTCATGAAGAACATTCTGAAAACAAAGCAATGCTGCCATCTACTGAGATAAATTGATCTTACAAAGAGGAGTAAAGTTAGcaatattgtttattcattagttttcctttgacttagcccctttattcatcagtggtcgccacagtggaatgaaccaccaacttatccagcagatgttttacacatTGAATGCTCTTCCAGAATTTACATTAGcactatttacatttgttaacataaaaatatattactaaAGCTTTAGTTTTAACATTACCAacacttttgattttttttttagaattaatatatattaatacagtTACAGCAACAGTGTTGCTTGTTTGATTTACTGAATATTGATAACTAAAGTTCCTTATTATCAATTAGCTATTTTTACAAGTTATTGTTTACCCTTGACAAACATTTGTAACTAgcatacagtataaataaattaaaagattaCATTTCTATTCAATTTTAACAATTACAAACACATGGCAAGTATCACATTAAATGAACTATGACATTTTGAAGTAAAAAGACTGAAATacgttggcatttatgtgtgaagtttgctggaagagcatccgctgtgtaaaatatatccTGGAATAGTAaacggttcattctgttgtggcgacctctgataaatcagagtctaagccgaaagaaaatgaatgaataaattagttaATAGTGTAATGGTCTTGTAGGGGTctcaaaattaattatttctttggtgcactgcgatgcagatgcagacaatacagtatcagttcagtaataatcataaccattttttgtgtactgacgtcatttatctcatgtgCTCTATGttgcttactatggcgagggaggccaGGACGAACAATTAAAACACTCTAACtgcttaaaaacgcagaaactacacaatttcactgtgtgtgtgtttgctggacagtctttcgcTGACACTTACAGCAAAAGCCCCTAATTCACTGCGTTTGAGAAAATGAAAGggaactccatttctctctctctctctctctctctctctctctctctctcactgtggcccatttgacctgctggtgtgacttttcctttcctcttggctgttacagcgatacatCCGGATAATGGAAAGCCAAATGAGTCAAAGTGCATCTATTACCAAGCGCATGTCATGCTCCAAATGCTAGCGTTTAAGATGAAAAGTAGGTAAAGATCACTGCGTTTTCCAGTGCAAACTCCACAATTTACGCCATTTTGCATAGCAAAATCGGCAGAAAACGTAATTGTTTTTAATCCGGCCAAGAACTCAATGACACCAATGGCGAAAAAACTGGTGTTTTGAAGATGACACACATTTGGTATTAGGCGCAGAGTGAGTTTCCTCTCCGTGTCTGTCAAGTATctgctgtgatcgccgctgccatTTATCAGTGTTACTTAttggcagggccagacggaatctgcagacgtttcttgctatttctgcggagaattttggtaaaaatctgcggatttctgcggaattattttgggagtatccagcggagtatcataactaaaaccttaaaatattaaataaaaagtaataaatttctgaataaaaactgaataaattcagatttacacatttactcaagtaaataaacagaattaatgatgggctaaaaatctgctgaaatCTGTTTTGAAGATGACACACAATCTGTGGGCCTCATATTAGTGAACAGCGCCAGAGCGTTAGAGTCACAACCTGACGCCCTCTTGTGTTTGCTTTTCTCATGTGACCTTCaccatgtgctcctttgttccAGTTTTAGCCACTAGTTATGTTCATCTGTTCCACCAGTGTTCATCCTCCTGTGTTAAATCATTGTCATTACCCTCATCTGTATTTAAGtccttggtcacactttataataaggtttagtagttaatgttaattaatgcatttagtaacatgaacaaacattgaacaatacattttttcatgttagttaacgttagttaaagaaaatacagtagtttattttcagttcatgttaactcatggtgcattaactaatgttaaaaagcatggacttggatgttaataatgcattagtaaatgttcaattatgattaataaatgctgtgtgttgttcatgattagttcatgttagtaaatgccttaactaatgaaccttattgtaaagtgttaccaagtccTTGTATTCATTTCCTCCAATGTCTGGTATTCTCACTATGTCGATGTCTAGCTTCACTCCATGTTCTTCCTGTGGTCATCTCCGTAAGTCTTGTAAATAAATATACGTGTTTTGATAATCCTGAGGTCCTGTGCCTTCTTTGAGTGAACCCAGGTGTTACAGTTAGAGCCAATACCAGCTCTTTCTGTTGAGTGCATGACCAATTatagaggtgtaagagaactagctagacaaggctcagaaagtgAGCgggatttttgtttatttgctttaaatgttCCTGTTTTGTGTATGTACTTaagtttttaaaggtacagtttatattttTCACTTcgttttaaaggtcaaaattgtattaaaaatagtatatacatataaatagatttatacattttaatacaagaattgctgtcctgtgaagaaaaaataaaactgtatagaaagcatcgtcaatgcccaaagaacttaaattaaataaatcactggcatgataatcgtaactgaaccgtgagaccagtttAGGTTCACACCTCCATGGTCTTGCtttatatttatacttatacgtttttttttctttgctattaTAGTTTAtaagagttgttgttgttgttgttattaatccaAACAATTTATTACTTGTGTGATCAAGAGATATTGGAATCAGTCCCAATATCTTGGGTTGTAGAAAGGAAAACATCTTGGACAGATGGCTAGGCCTTTTCAGACCAAACTTAATATCTGAATTTACAATGTTATAATGACTTACCCTGCTGTTTGTGGAGTACAAAGCAAAGAAGGCAGACTGGCCTCTGAAGTCTGTGCTCTATCAAACCGGGCTTTTCCAGTGTAACCAGGAATAGTAGTTCGACTGCAGAGAAAATCaaacattgcttaaaaaaaaaaaaaaaaaaaaaaaaacagaagtgatatatgGTTACAACATATACAGATTCAGACACATACTAGCTGGTAAGGGTATGAGGAGGTACTTTGCTCCTCAAAACTGTCAGAGGGGTGAAGTCTTCTTCTGGGATGTTCACATTGTCCATGTTCTCAGAGCCCACTGTACCGCTGTACAGTCACATCAAACCATTAATAAATAAGTGTTAGTTTATTTAACTCAAAGGGATGGttgacccaaaaataaaaattctcatCATTCACTCATTCTTAACTTGTTCCCAAtaagtttaagtttttttctttgttttgttccattaaacacaaaagatataaCCACAGACTTCTAAAGTAGTAAAAACAAAAGTCAGTGTGTACCAGTTTTCAacaatttggaaaaagtgaaaggtgtataaatgaataaaatgttgcACTAACTATCCCTTTATTACGAGCAATAAACTTTAACTaactaacaaaaaacaaacaaaaaaaaattaacagttcTAAATTGGCTTTTTAAAATTAGCAAAAGAGGGTTTGACTTTTGCTCATGCGCCAATCGGAACTTGCATGCTTAAGTACAGTACAGTAGCACTTTTGGGTGTTAGTTTTGAGCAAATTATTAGCATATAGGAAAGCATGTAGTTTAAGAAGGGTAATTCTGAAGTAACCTTTCTGCATCTGCTTACCAGTATAAAGGAATATGGCCTGATTTTGGGCATGAACTGGTGCTGTTAATTAAGAAGAACATAATTTATTATACACAAACTCATGTTTAAGccacatacacacatttaggtTCTTTaacacttgttttaattaatcaGTTTGAAGTATTGTGGTCAATTCTATCACACTGGTGAATGTTTAATGCTTAACATCTGAAGTGAGTAGTTGTAATATATGCAGGGGAAAGTTCATTTTGAAAGTAATGccttacaatattgagttactccctaaATAAGTAATTAGTTGTgctatttagtaatttttttattgaaagtGATGCGTTAtgttacttttaagttacttttgcgttactttttcaTAACagcctgaggcttgatctctttcagaacttgcagggtaCTTACTTTTAAATAGACGAGCTCAGCATTTGACAGCACACAGTATAACCTaccttcatttaccttaaaaaaataattcaataattaaaaacaaattgaatAATGATACCTTCTGAGAACTCCCTGACGCTATACTTGCCatgtacagattaatgaaagttgaaAGCAATGTGTTAATACTCTGACGTCTTGGTTTCTGCCTGTTCCTAAGAGCTCATTCTCTTATTGAGGGTGATTCAATGTGATTAcactaattttaattcagcaaattattatttttaagtgaattaattaatctaaaatgtaactcaaatattattattattttttaagtaatgtgttactttattcattacttactcttaatattattatgtaactcacaatacttgtaatgcgttacccccaacactggttaTAACTTGAGTTAGATAACAATTATCCAACTAAGCAAATACACATACAGGTGGCAATGAAGAAAATACAGatgaataaaatgtgttaaagatATTGTAGGTAAACAAGTCATAAATGTTTTACAGAAACCCTAATGGTCCAACCATGAAACCAAAATTGTGCTtattaaaaaaatctgcattCACAATAGTCATGAGAATATTTTTTGCTGATGTCTCGTTGTAACTGAAAAGTTGTTAcaggttcatttttttttaaacatctactGTAGTTATTATGCATATTCCAATACACTTTATTTGTCCTATACTAATTATATTTCATTCACCCCACTCATTTATATCCTTCGTTCATTCACACCTGTAGTATTAGCACAGCATCAGATATCCCAAAGTTCAGTCTAGACAACACTGAATTAATATGACAACATTTGTCACAGTATGTTTTTCGGATTCAAAAAGTTCTTAATTGTTTGAAAATCACTATATAATTAATGAGATCTAAGGAATCTTAGAATAGTGTTAAATACTAGAACTATAATACTAGTGGTCTAAAAATAGAAGTACAATTAGcatgaaaatagatactagtatgtTAGAAAGATTCAGAATTGAAATAGCTTGGTGGTGTTTTGTTGCTTTGATGGTCGCTTCACAAATTTTACCATTTTACAGTTTATAGAGTTAATGAAGCATACAGATATGGATATTGATATTTTACTATGTTAAAATACAAAGATTTTATGATTAAGCTTGTTCTTGTTTAATATCTGACTTTAATATCTGGCAACACTACTGTGTAAAGGTATATGTATTTTCCTTGGATTCATTGCACAGTCCatactgacattttaaaatgttttaaatatgtaaataactaGGGTTTCATTTGGTTCCATATGGATATCATTTTTGTAAGTGTGGTGGTACGGTGCTGTGTTCCTTTTGGAAATTACTGAACTTGTGTGTAATGAATTGAACTGGAACTGACAACCAAACTTAGCAATAGTGTGTACGTGGCCATAATGCATATGTCTAAAGACTTTGTCTAGACTCTCAGTTGTAATAATTCTAAAATCAAAGGTTAGGTTAATCACTTACAAGCTAATGGGTTTCTTTGGGTTAAATGTGCCACGTAACTGGTGTTTGCTCCAATGGGATCCAATGGCCTGAAAGAAAGGAAAAATCTTTCCCCAAAGTAATCAGTGCATCAGACTCACCTGCCAAAGCTCAGGTCTACTATGGTATCGCTTTAGCACAAAGCACTGGCTCACAGGGTCAGCCATTTTTTCCAGAGAAGATATGGGTGGTTCGTGACGAGGAGGCAACTTCGAGTCCCAGGCCACATCCTCATAACCTCTATATCCACACAATTAAATTTTCCCATTAGGTATATTTTTCCTGGACATTTGACAAATAAATATCAATTGCAGATGAATATTAATGTCAGTTAAAATTTAAGTAATGGAAATAAGAGGAAAGTAGCATGAAACTCAATGAAAGTACTATAATGACAATATCGATCAAATACTTTTACAAAATAATCAAACTTCTCTTTAGGCCTATAATAATTTgagtcaggattctgccacttcggTCTTgctaattcttgttttggtggcacaGTCCAGACACTGGtcctttcttgtcttgtatgaTGTGCTCAAGTTTTTATGGGGCAAGCACTCACATCCTGTCTTTGTCGTCGTCCTTCGATTGCTGCGCATGGTTTCCCGTTTGATGTGGACATGCGAGGTTCAGGCATGCTCGGGATTTGACCTCTcgtgcttgtgtttgttttgtcggCGGTGTGATGTTTAGTTCAGCTCTTCAGTTAAGTTTGTTGGAACATGCACATCACATGTGTGAGTGCAAcgcaaatgttttcatttaccaTGTGCTTGTGTCTTatgttcagtcttctgttggtgttttGTAAAGCACGTGGCCTGGTGTTTACATTGTGACTACATGCTTTCGTGTTGTGTTTCATGTGAGCATGAGTTTAATAGGTTCTCTCATTGCCTGTGTGTTCTAGTCCTGTTTTACTTGAGCTTCTATTGTATCTGTGTATTatgtgctctcctgtctattgtcttgTTCCATGCTCCTTGTTAACCTATTATTAGCTAATCCTGCTTAcctgtttgtttattaatgtgtGCTCCTTTATAGCTCCCTCTTGTcagctgtcctgtgccagtttgtcatCAATCTTTGAGAGAGTCAAGTCTTGTCATGTCATATCCTGTCTTTGTCACGGTTGTAGGTGTGCGCACTTCTGAGTGTCTGTTTGGTCACatggctttgttttgttttggtgttccaTGTGTGTCAGTGTTATGTCAAGTTCTATGTAGTACCCTGCTATTTTGATTAGCCTGCGACTTGTTATCTTGGCTATATCTGGACAGCCCGTCTCTTGTCTTGTGTCAGTTCGTTGTTGTTTTTGATGTCCTCTCTGTCTGTGTTCAGGACTGGCGTGGAGTTCCGCCTGAGATCCAGATCTACAGTTCTGTTTCTGTTTGTTCCCTGACCCCTGTTTGAGCGGGATACcttatcttttgtttgtttatttatcgtTTTTGGACTTTGTTCCAGCGCTTTATTAAATACGTCAATAAAGTATTTTACTTGCATACTGGATTCTTCTAGTACTTATTTTCATCAGTTACAGTCTTGTCCATCCCTGCTCTTCCCAGGCATTCCCTGCTAACCTAGTcaaatttgtttttgaaatgtttgGGTTGTTTTTGTATAACTTGAATATACAAGTTTTGAATAAAAGTTTGTGTCAAACTTATAAAATGACGAAAGGTACTAAAGGTATTTGAAAAGTACATACGGTTGAGTTGATTGATAAGAGAGCTTTTATAGCATATAATCAGACCTTTGGGTTGCAGAAGTGTAGATATATTGTTGAGCTGCTGTTGCTTTGCTATCAAAAAGAACAGATGGATCCGGATCCTATGAAAGGAAAGTAAAATGACACAATCGTGTAATTTTAGCAAATGCCCTTTGGTCTAAAGAGTGGTCAAATGTAATATAAAAGCATAACATAAAATGTAACATAAGTATGATTTATTTCTTTCTTCTCTGGAACACAAAAGTAGAAATTCTGAAGAACAGTTTTAGCCATACAATGCAAATAAATGTGTATTGTTTTATAAAAGCACTACAAGCTTTCATAAACAACACCAATCATTCACAACATTAAGTTTATCTGCTTAACATACCATAGTCTAAAGTTTGGCTCTAATGTTGCCAAAACAGCACCAACACGCAGAGACATGGACTCAACAAGTCCTCTAAACGTGTCCTGTGAGATCTGGCACAAAGAAATTTCCTGCAAATCCTGCAGGTTGGATGTGTTGATCCAGCACATCTCATCAATACTGAAATTGATTAAATTGTGGTGA from Danio rerio strain Tuebingen ecotype United States chromosome 13, GRCz12tu, whole genome shotgun sequence includes these protein-coding regions:
- the spmip7 gene encoding protein SPMIP7 isoform X4, coding for MRPEAALKAKLEGWTNAQSIKQPSQDSHEINADPDPSVLFDSKATAAQQYIYTSATQRGYEDVAWDSKLPPRHEPPISSLEKMADPVSQCFVLKRYHSRPELWQAIGSHWSKHQLRGTFNPKKPISFGTVGSENMDNVNIPEEDFTPLTVLRSKVPPHTLTSYRTTIPGYTGKARFDRAQTSEASLPSLLCTPQTAGSLPGTWNSSFYGRKAPLSSMITTVPPGNPYLHSKAPVLSMK
- the spmip7 gene encoding protein SPMIP7 isoform X3, which translates into the protein MRPEAALKAKLEGWTNAQSIKQPSQDSHEINADPDPSVLFDSKATAAQQYIYTSATQRGYEDVAWDSKLPPRHEPPISSLEKMADPVSQCFVLKRYHSRPELWQAIGSHWSKHQLRGTFNPKKPISFTSSCPKSGHIPLYCGTVGSENMDNVNIPEEDFTPLTVLRSKVPPHTLTSYRTTIPGYTGKARFDRAQTSEASLPSLLCTPQTAGSLPGTWNSSFYGRKAPLSSMITTVPPGNPYLHSKAPVLSMK